A region of Nostoc sp. 'Peltigera membranacea cyanobiont' N6 DNA encodes the following proteins:
- a CDS encoding ParM/StbA family protein codes for MSNLIVSFDPGASLTKIVYELATEGKPCLMTMEPEMLKLPQSSIDAYMSSRKGLESPKPVDEAWVSNPADGDTQCTVVGFLARQFSASARLDKLKYETSIHKALAVIGAIAQHNKLPNRFSLSLTSLLPYGEYQNRQAFEQQLQSALKDFRFRGQRLRVKLERFECLPEGAGLAMIRQRQNGKEWFNAQTIAVLMFGHRNTSLLLFERGKMTAGYTNGLGFHQMVKRVIERTSGQDATALTSAIYAAGSDITTDNQAIRTLVKSREPKNIDYELQMIVNAIATAKAEYWSRLYDWLESTLPAVNEVILSGGAALYLEQELQECFQEISTYWGADLQQQVQEVFKDKSNDYCHTFREQEALSFRLIDAFGLFMRFRAQIEKVA; via the coding sequence ATGTCAAACTTGATAGTCAGTTTTGACCCTGGTGCTTCCTTGACCAAGATTGTTTACGAACTAGCAACTGAAGGCAAACCATGTTTGATGACAATGGAACCAGAGATGCTAAAGTTGCCTCAAAGTTCGATTGACGCTTATATGTCGAGTCGCAAGGGTCTGGAATCTCCTAAACCAGTAGATGAAGCCTGGGTGTCAAATCCTGCGGATGGTGATACACAATGTACGGTAGTTGGATTCCTGGCACGGCAGTTTTCAGCATCTGCCAGACTCGATAAGCTCAAGTACGAAACCTCAATTCACAAAGCCCTAGCGGTGATTGGTGCGATCGCTCAACACAACAAATTGCCTAACAGGTTTTCACTATCACTGACCTCACTACTGCCCTATGGTGAATATCAAAATCGCCAAGCATTTGAGCAACAATTGCAGTCTGCACTCAAGGATTTTAGGTTTCGGGGTCAAAGGTTGCGGGTGAAGCTGGAGCGATTCGAGTGCTTACCCGAAGGTGCGGGATTGGCAATGATTCGCCAACGCCAGAATGGTAAAGAATGGTTTAACGCCCAAACGATCGCAGTGCTAATGTTTGGGCATCGCAATACCAGCCTTCTATTATTTGAACGGGGCAAAATGACGGCGGGTTACACCAATGGGCTGGGCTTTCACCAAATGGTAAAGCGAGTAATTGAGCGCACATCTGGACAGGATGCCACTGCTTTGACCTCTGCGATCTATGCAGCCGGTTCAGATATCACAACTGATAACCAAGCAATTCGCACTCTGGTCAAAAGCAGAGAACCTAAAAATATTGATTATGAATTGCAGATGATTGTTAATGCCATTGCTACTGCTAAAGCTGAGTATTGGTCTAGGCTTTACGATTGGCTGGAATCAACTTTACCTGCGGTGAACGAGGTGATCTTAAGTGGTGGCGCAGCATTATATTTAGAGCAAGAGTTACAAGAGTGCTTTCAAGAAATTTCAACTTATTGGGGTGCTGACTTACAACAGCAGGTACAAGAAGTATTCAAGGATAAAAGTAATGATTATTGCCATACTTTCCGAGAGCAGGAAGCTTTGTCGTTTAGGTTGATTGATGCGTTTGGTTTGTTTATGCGGTTTAGAGCGCAAATCGAGAAGGTAGCATGA
- a CDS encoding mobilization protein: MAAIHFMDGEKGGVGKSLFARVMVQYCIDNKLSYELVEADQSNPDVGAFYPDNHKTAVFSESERKAYDADEIFNLALTTSVIVNLPAQVYPAVTDWIERNQILEITGKNKVKIYKWFVCSGGYDSVQLFMQSLERFENKIKHIFVRNYGLCDDWKHVDGRKNLQDLIKAHKVAVINFPKFSYRERDILDANQINFSAARDYGELGVLGKQRLHNFLKKASEEIEKAKIWNLPAASITSPIEKVDDANVNGKVTTKK, encoded by the coding sequence ATGGCAGCAATTCACTTCATGGATGGTGAAAAAGGTGGAGTTGGCAAGTCTTTGTTTGCACGGGTTATGGTGCAATACTGCATTGACAATAAACTCTCTTATGAATTGGTAGAAGCAGACCAAAGTAATCCAGATGTGGGCGCATTTTACCCAGATAATCATAAAACAGCAGTTTTTAGCGAATCAGAGCGTAAAGCTTACGATGCTGATGAAATTTTTAATTTAGCACTAACAACTTCTGTCATTGTCAATTTACCTGCTCAAGTATACCCAGCAGTAACTGATTGGATTGAGCGTAATCAAATCCTAGAAATTACTGGGAAAAATAAGGTCAAAATATATAAGTGGTTTGTTTGTAGTGGTGGATATGACAGTGTTCAATTATTTATGCAATCTCTCGAACGCTTTGAGAACAAGATTAAGCACATATTTGTACGCAATTATGGTTTATGCGATGACTGGAAACATGTAGATGGACGTAAGAATTTACAGGATTTAATCAAAGCTCATAAAGTAGCTGTCATCAATTTTCCCAAGTTCAGCTATCGAGAGCGGGATATCCTTGATGCCAATCAGATAAATTTTTCTGCGGCTAGAGATTATGGAGAGTTAGGTGTATTGGGTAAGCAGCGATTACACAATTTTCTCAAAAAAGCTTCTGAGGAAATTGAGAAGGCTAAAATTTGGAACCTTCCAGCAGCTTCAATTACTTCCCCCATAGAAAAAGTTGATGATGCTAATGTTAACGGCAAAGTTACTACCAAGAAGTAA